In Papaver somniferum cultivar HN1 chromosome 9, ASM357369v1, whole genome shotgun sequence, the genomic stretch TTTCCCGAATGGCTGGTAACAATTTGTTAATCAAACAAGCTCTTGTAATGTCTTTGTTCACAGATTCAATTGGTTTATCTTCAAGTGTTCCAGCCGGACGATTCTTGCTCGTTCATTTTGCCGCCTCCTTTGTTACAAaaggaaatatacctatcttTCCATTAAAAACTTCATTTCCGAACTCATCAAATCTAGGACGAGCTACTGCTGCCAAAAACATTACCTTTTTAATGAATCTTTTACTTTGGCATGTACGATATGGTTCGGTTTCTTCCGGATGAAGGTAGTAATTCTCTGTTGCTTTTGTCATAAAAAACCACTTCTCATCTATGTGTATAACATCATACATGGGCTTGGTCATCATATTATCCTTGTAAGGGATAAGCTCAAGCATTCCCAAACAGAATTCTAACCGTGCTTTCTTCGTGTCCACTGTGAAGGATGGTTTTATTGCGTTCGTGTGTTTTTTAATCGCTCCTTTCTTGACGTATCTATGGACAGTTGACTTGGGCATGTTCAAAGCTTCGGCAATGGATCTTATGGTGGTGCGTCTTCGCAATGGTATTTCCATTATCTTGCTGAAATCAACCTTCTTGGGTGTAGGACGAACTCTGGTTGGTTGTCGTGAAGACACGTCAAAAGGTAATTTCTTTGCTTCACAATCTTTTCCTCGTTTCCATATACGTTTTACTGTAGATTCTGATGTTGAAAATAGTTGCGCTGCCATTGGGACTGAGCGTTTTTGCGGTCGTCCCTTCTTACTTTCCTTCAATAAGAAATGGAAAATATCTAGACGTTGTTCATTTGTGAGATTCTTTTTATTTCTGGTTGGAACATCTGATTCTCCTACATGTGTGATTGTTTCTGGAAAACAAGGGTTTAAATCCATCTCCTCCATCTCTTCGTTGTTCATACTGAACTCCATCTCCTCCAGCTCTTCGTTGTTCATCAGGTACTCCTCCATTTCTTCGTTGTTTGTGATGAAATCAATCTCATCCAGCTCCTCGTTTTTCATCATGTACTCCTCCAGTTCTTCGTTGTTCGTAATGAACTCTATTTCCTCCAGCTCCTTGATTATCACCATCACCTTAATTAATTCAAAAGGTATTGCCAATTAGTTCAGTTAGAGGTCATTAGTTTATGAATGCAACCTTGGACAAGTAGTCTGATGTTTGACCATAGAAATCTTTGATGTAAAATAAGGGTGTAGTTGGTCTAAACCTTTAGGATTATCTCTCGAAAACTTCGGAAGCTGCTTACAGTTGAAGATTAAACGATAATGTAGTTGATTTAAACCTTTAGGATTATCTCTCAAAGTAACCACAATAAATATCTGAGCAATCACACATGACAGTTGCTTTTAGTCTAAAATCCACAACAATTGGCTTGGCTCCATAGTTACAATGTAATCAATGTACTGTAGTCTGTAATCGATTGTCATAATAGTTCTAATACACTTGCAGTTTCTATAACTATTGGATAAGATGATTTCAAAATGAGGTAAAGATTTAGAGATTTACCTTAGAAGTTCTGTTTATTTTGAATCTCAAATTGATTTCCTGCTGTACAGTACTCCTGCTTTGAGAATTTGATTTGATATTTTTCAGATTTGAAATTTACTCCAGGTGGAGATTTGATGAACTTTTCTTGTTGATTTTTCAGATGGAGTACATGCATACATATGAATCACCTGAAGTTTATGAGTGAAGAGAGATCTCAGATTGAATCTCCTGAGTGAAGAGAGATCTCAATTTGATTTTGGAACCTTGTTTTTGAAAGTTCAGTATACTTTTGATTTTGTAAAAACTAAATTGATCAAAGTGATTATTAGAATTTTTCAAACTCAAACGAATGAGAACGAAAACTCGACCAAACGGATATGGTGGGTTTCTGCTTTCTGTACGAAATTTGATATTGTGATTGAAAAGTTGGAGATTGGAGCGAAGGGGTATTAGAATATTTTTTAAGGACAAATATGTAAAATACAATTGGAAATCTCTCTCTCTtatttgtcttaaaaattgtgcaaattttaAATAGATCatttaggagtgggacggagggagtataatttttAGGTGCAAAAAAGACCCCTCTTTAACTTCATTTTCTAATTTGAATAATCCAATTTTCTCCCCAAAAAAAGCTGATGTGAATATATTTTGTGAGAGTATTTGGAATTGGAGTTGCATATTCATTGGAAAATGCTATGTTCACCGAGAACATATCCTGAATTTTATCCCGCAACAAACAAAATACTGGGACCCACTTTGACCTTTACTAATCCTAATGcagagaagtttttttttttttttcccgtcAGATCCCCTACGGAAGTTCGGGACAAAATGTTTGTGTTGCATTGCTGATACTTATTTTCTTCAAACCTCCTATTATTTACCGCTCCCTCCAAATAATCCATACTACCCTGCGGGAATGATATGCCACACCGACTCCCCCGCTTGTGATAAGCTTTTAACTCACCAGTCAAAGGCTATAGTAAAAGCAGATTTGCTATCACCTTGTCAGGAGCAGACTTGCAATAACCTTCGCCCGGAAAAtgtcaatttttctgaaaattgctGGATTGGCCTGTTAGGATTTGCACCTGCTTCTCCACCATACAACTGAAACATTGTAAATATTTCGTTCCGCCAATAACCAATTGCTGTATTGATATCTTCCCAATAACCACGTACACATCGCTGGACATCAGGTTTATGGACTTTGAGCTTGGTGCCTGTCCTGAAGACTTATGTTGGGCGCAAGCATCTACTTCTTTTTGTCGGCGACCACACTCATCAATTTCAGGCACTATCGTTACAAGACAAGCAGATGCTATTTTCTGCATCTAACTTCAACTGTAGCAATCCAGTGATTGTGCACACGTTTCCGGGAATTATCTCATTTCTCTGGAAATGagctaactttttttttctcttctcttcttgtttAATTGCTCGATCAATAGCAAACTTTATTATTCAAGGAATACCAAAGTCACAAGAAATCATAAACATAACAGAAGCAAATGATAAAACAAAAAGAGAGTCATAGGCCCAAACATTTTGAAAGCCCAGACTCTAAGAAAATCTgtaatatttttggaaaactattttgaggcatactcatttttttgaggcatactcatccattatattatctagggtGAGTTTATAAGGGCGTTTAAAGGTATTGTAATTACTtatatatccctaaataatttcaatttgtcatagttcccttatcctcaaaaacctaaaattaaaaatcaaaataaactttaaacttaaacatctaggactccaattcaataaagaaattaatcaaacaaaggaaacacgaatcgaagtgagcgatgttggaatgcgaaatccaaatctcaattgctcttagatgtattttagaatgtatgcataacaaacccatcttgtttttgattgattttattttgtttgatcggtagaatatgatttcaaagatgaaattagggttttcagaagatcagttcggctgatcttgcagtatcaattttgagccgaacttagtgtatgatttagagaaacactatgttcggctaatgcgacttaacaatattttcagccgaacctcaattttccagcggaacctcaattttccagctgaacctagtggatgattcagtttctgagtgaagttcggctgataacttttgagccgaactgttcatctggtcagcagatatgggttttaaaaattcaattttttggcagattcaacttataaaaggaaattaaacctcgatagaagtttacctctgatttgaatcacacattttggtcacttctaatcactaaaatctcaaaagtcaaaacccaaactttttctcttcacttcttcttcttcctctcaaaaatcccaactctctcacataaatttgatttttctactaattcacagctaataatttaatgtttaatcaatccttaaaattcatacttaatcaattctaatcataatcatctacactaattatataagggtagttatgccattatcaaaaatggtggatgagggatgatgttgttttttatttaatgaCCCTATTTTAACATTATCTAATATGActcaaaaaaaaatctagtatgcctcaaaataggtttcaatCCTAAACATAACAGAAGCAAATGATAAAACaaaaagagagacataggcacaaACATTTTGAAAGCCCGGACTCTAAGAAAATCTGTAATATTTTTGTGCTGGAGATTCCAATGCACTTATGAATCCGGAAGATGGTTTGTAGTGGGATTATTTGCTGCTGCTCTTGTAGCCGGTGGAAGTGGGCTGATGTGCTTTGAAGGATAAAGTTTACTGCCTCGGAGATGTCATTTCTCGCCCAAATTCAATTAGAAACTCTTCCATTTGTCAAGAAGATAATGCTTGTATTAAAAATATTTGATTGAAGCTGCTGGTGGTATTGCGATCCATGTGGCAAGTTGTCATGTGAGAGAGTTGAGTGGCATGCGATGTGTTAACTGAGGAGATGCGGGAGAATAATGATCATTCATCTGAATTAATATAACTCGATCAACTTGGATCCACAGCTGTCTAGACAATTCTTAATCTGAGTTATCGGAAGCAACAACTCGATCACCTCTGTTATTCAACTGACCATAGACACTGAATTAAGAGTTGACTTCTTAAATACGCGTTACAGAAACGCATGGTCTTCAATTGAAAAAGACATGGTTAAGTTGAATATCTCAAATTAATTAGATTCGGATTTATGTCCCGTTTTTTTAATTAAGATGTTGAATCGGTTGTTTTAagaaattaaacacaaaattgattaaaaagaccaaaatcaataattcctgggtgaaaatgaCAGTTAGATTTTCATActctttaaatggacaaaaatgtaaaaatagtcaagatgcatccagtttcatcttacccattttcaaatactttttcttgtttttaactTACagcaggatgcatccagtttcatccttgctattttttaagtttaagtaaggatgaatccagtttcatccttgctatatttttggtgtccattcacccataataatttttactcgtccatcaATAATTCTATTTAACCCACTATTCTAACCCACCATCAAACCCATCGCATACGTGGCATgcctttttttacttttcatttttttctctttcttgccGACGTGTTCATATATTtcgtttttattttcgttttctaAATTTGGTAAAACACCAAAAT encodes the following:
- the LOC113311148 gene encoding uncharacterized protein LOC113311148 gives rise to the protein MVIIKELEEIEFITNNEELEEYMMKNEELDEIDFITNNEEMEEYLMNNEELEEMEFSMNNEEMEEMDLNPCFPETITHVGESDVPTRNKKNLTNEQRLDIFHFLLKESKKGRPQKRSVPMAAQLFSTSESTVKRIWKRGKDCEAKKLPFDVSSRQPTRVRPTPKKVDFSKIMEIPLRRRTTIRSIAEALNMPKSTVHRYVKKGAIKKHTNAIKPSFTVDTKKARLEFCLGMLELIPYKDNMMTKPMYDVIHIDEKWFFMTKATENYYLHPEETEPYRTCQSKRFIKKVMFLAAVARPRFDEFGNEVFNGKIAIREKWPNYNGETIYIQQDNAKPHVKVDDEEFLKEAAKEGFDIRLRFQPSQSPNMNVFDLGFFRSIQSLQHKEAPTTVGELLSAVDKAFNELSAQTLNDVFLLLQLCMVEVLKLRGGNNYKLQHIGKKKLARIGELPTQIEVDKNLVKDATNYLSCLRHFCKDESIAGEIHGNNIIM